One part of the Thermoanaerobacterium sp. CMT5567-10 genome encodes these proteins:
- the phoU gene encoding phosphate signaling complex protein PhoU, whose translation MNRTHFEKELEDLHYDILKMGALVEEAIGNSILSLINHDAELARKVIEQDDRIDKKEVEIDDRCSRIILTQQPLAKDLRIVLTGLKINTDLERMADHAVDIAKTTIRIADQTYIKPLIDIPRMSDVVREMVKLSLDSYVNQDTELARTINQKDDIVDGLYKQIFRELLTYMIEDHKNIDQATQFLFVARYLERIADHATNICEWVIYLESGQHIDLNE comes from the coding sequence GTGAACAGAACTCATTTTGAAAAAGAGTTAGAGGATTTACATTATGATATCCTTAAAATGGGGGCTCTTGTGGAAGAAGCTATTGGCAATTCTATTTTATCATTGATAAACCATGATGCTGAATTAGCGAGAAAGGTTATTGAGCAAGATGATAGAATAGATAAAAAAGAGGTTGAAATTGATGACAGATGTTCAAGGATTATTTTAACACAGCAGCCATTAGCAAAGGACTTGAGAATTGTTTTAACAGGGTTAAAAATAAATACTGATTTAGAAAGAATGGCGGATCATGCAGTAGATATTGCTAAAACAACAATTAGAATAGCAGATCAGACATATATAAAGCCTCTTATTGATATTCCGAGAATGAGTGATGTTGTCAGAGAAATGGTTAAACTATCGCTTGATTCGTATGTAAATCAAGATACGGAGCTAGCTAGGACTATTAATCAAAAAGATGATATTGTAGATGGTCTGTACAAGCAAATTTTTAGGGAGCTCCTTACGTACATGATAGAAGACCACAAAAATATAGATCAAGCGACTCAATTTTTGTTCGTAGCCCGCTACTTAGAGAGGATAGCAGATCATGCTACAAACATATGCGAATGGGTAATCTATTTAGAAAGCGGTCAGCATATAGATTTAAATGAATAA
- a CDS encoding DUF3189 family protein: MIIAYICYGSAHSSIVAASIHVGLLPSDRIPTFDEILSMPHYDLTDGNQIGIPFYMGIDEYDNDVYAIGAKSGRKIMMKAVRSFLKESGIGENEIMLIDTLPAIGLLTKLGGMTSRRFKIISVGRPFTVYGIIKKYNNFLDIVNKVKSRLKELD, translated from the coding sequence ATGATTATAGCGTATATTTGTTATGGAAGTGCCCATTCATCTATTGTTGCTGCGTCTATCCATGTTGGTTTGCTTCCAAGTGACAGAATTCCAACTTTTGATGAAATTTTATCTATGCCTCATTATGATTTAACAGATGGCAATCAAATAGGAATTCCATTTTACATGGGAATCGACGAGTACGACAATGACGTCTATGCAATAGGTGCTAAAAGCGGAAGAAAAATAATGATGAAAGCTGTAAGAAGTTTTTTAAAAGAATCTGGAATTGGTGAAAATGAAATAATGCTGATAGATACACTACCTGCCATTGGATTGTTGACAAAACTGGGTGGCATGACATCTAGAAGATTTAAAATCATATCTGTGGGACGGCCGTTTACTGTATATGGAATAATTAAAAAGTACAATAACTTTTTGGACATAGTAAATAAAGTAAAATCAAGACTAAAAGAGCTTGACTAA
- the spoIIP gene encoding stage II sporulation protein P: MMMRNKKAIALLIMFALMSLPFIKINADDWSGKEGGYYTVYLDNSNKVLFRISWDLNVNDQYLSHDNKMYKIIKVDKKNDKAYAKYIETVKLPNIDIEKVSQVMAQKTGERKIAMYSTHSDESYIPTDGASSIYGHGGIYKVDASLSNALSNKGIKTFVDQTLYLPHDAMAYRRSRVGALKLLKNDKPDLLLDIHRDAAPYQDYIRKIGGTNATGVRLVLGRTNANLKANQDLAFRIKAIADKEYPNLVKDIFYGSGDYNQDLTPNSLLLEFGTDTHTRQRAEESAKFMADVLTKAVYGTDEKKQVGALTNTQKGTPSQNNSAGWGIWILIGVAVFSIVGFMFLSTGGREMIAKLKDATKKEFSSFLGKFNKDKK, from the coding sequence ATGATGATGAGAAATAAAAAAGCAATCGCATTGTTAATAATGTTTGCTTTAATGTCTTTACCATTTATAAAAATAAATGCAGATGATTGGAGTGGCAAAGAAGGTGGTTATTATACAGTCTATCTAGACAATTCAAACAAGGTGCTTTTCAGGATTTCATGGGACTTAAATGTAAATGATCAATATTTGTCACACGATAATAAGATGTACAAAATAATTAAAGTTGATAAGAAAAATGATAAAGCATATGCAAAATATATTGAAACAGTAAAGTTGCCTAATATAGATATAGAAAAAGTATCGCAAGTGATGGCTCAAAAAACAGGTGAAAGAAAAATAGCTATGTATTCAACTCACAGTGATGAATCATATATACCAACAGATGGTGCATCTAGTATTTATGGACATGGCGGCATATACAAAGTCGATGCTTCATTAAGCAATGCCTTATCAAATAAAGGCATCAAGACATTTGTTGATCAAACATTGTATTTGCCGCATGATGCTATGGCATACAGAAGGTCTAGAGTGGGGGCATTAAAGCTCTTAAAAAACGACAAACCAGATTTGCTCCTTGATATTCATAGAGATGCTGCGCCATATCAAGATTATATAAGAAAAATAGGTGGTACAAATGCCACAGGCGTGAGGCTAGTCCTTGGCAGGACAAATGCAAATCTGAAGGCTAATCAAGATTTGGCATTTAGAATAAAAGCTATCGCTGATAAAGAATACCCGAATCTAGTGAAAGATATTTTTTATGGAAGCGGTGATTACAATCAGGACTTAACTCCTAATTCATTGCTTTTGGAATTTGGAACAGATACACATACGAGGCAAAGAGCAGAAGAGTCAGCAAAATTTATGGCAGATGTATTGACAAAAGCAGTATATGGCACTGACGAAAAAAAGCAGGTTGGAGCTCTTACCAATACACAAAAAGGTACACCATCACAGAACAATTCTGCGGGATGGGGAATATGGATTCTAATTGGGGTTGCTGTTTTTTCAATCGTCGGATTCATGTTTTTAAGTACAGGTGGACGAGAAATGATTGCAAAATTGAAAGATGCAACAAAGAAGGAGTTTAGCAGTTTTTTAGGAAAGTTTAATAAAGATAAAAAGTGA
- a CDS encoding NAD(P)H-dependent glycerol-3-phosphate dehydrogenase gives MDIAVLGAGSWGTAMAIHLNSMRHNVCIWTKDQKQLEEIQKTGYNKKYLDVRLPESIGITTDIEYALENKKIVVMAVPSHAVRSVVERISGVIDKESIIVNLAKGLETSSLKRMSQVIKEMIDNPVVVLSGPSHAEEVCKHIPTACVISSDDINACEYVQDVMMDENFRLYINKDLIGVELGGSLKNIIALGAGISDGLGFGDNTKAALMTRGLAEITRLGVALGSDPLTFLGLTGMGDLIVTCTSMYSRNRRAGIKIGQGKSLNETLDEIGMVVEGVNTTKSAYKLSKMHNIEMPITCEIYSILFEGKDPREAVYSLMTRNKKHEMEDI, from the coding sequence ATGGACATAGCAGTATTAGGTGCCGGCAGTTGGGGAACGGCAATGGCAATTCATTTGAATTCGATGAGACATAATGTATGTATTTGGACAAAAGATCAAAAACAGTTAGAAGAAATTCAAAAGACTGGCTACAACAAAAAATATCTTGATGTAAGGTTGCCTGAAAGCATTGGCATAACAACTGATATAGAGTATGCGCTGGAAAATAAGAAGATTGTAGTGATGGCAGTACCGTCACATGCAGTAAGAAGTGTTGTAGAAAGAATAAGCGGTGTAATAGATAAAGAATCGATAATTGTAAATTTGGCAAAAGGCCTAGAGACTTCAAGCTTAAAAAGAATGTCTCAAGTTATAAAAGAGATGATAGATAATCCAGTTGTTGTGCTTTCGGGTCCAAGCCATGCAGAAGAAGTATGCAAGCACATACCTACGGCATGTGTTATATCATCAGATGACATAAACGCATGTGAATATGTACAGGATGTGATGATGGATGAGAATTTCAGGCTGTATATAAATAAAGATTTGATTGGTGTTGAATTGGGAGGTTCTCTTAAAAATATAATTGCCCTTGGCGCAGGTATTTCAGATGGCCTTGGATTTGGTGACAATACGAAAGCTGCACTTATGACAAGGGGACTTGCTGAAATTACACGTCTTGGCGTAGCCCTGGGTTCAGATCCATTGACGTTTTTGGGTTTAACTGGTATGGGGGATCTTATTGTAACATGTACAAGTATGTATTCACGTAACAGGAGAGCCGGCATAAAAATTGGACAAGGCAAATCCTTGAATGAGACGCTAGATGAAATTGGAATGGTTGTTGAAGGAGTCAACACTACTAAGTCAGCCTATAAGCTCTCGAAAATGCACAATATAGAAATGCCTATAACATGTGAAATTTACTCAATATTGTTTGAAGGAAAAGATCCGCGAGAAGCAGTTTATTCGCTAATGACGAGAAATAAAAAACACGAGATGGAGGATATATAA
- a CDS encoding DUF1614 domain-containing protein: MPLAYIILSITGLFVLFGFAHRVLDRMKMTDTWALIIIIGMIIGTFLPAIPLGKKMSINIGGAIIPAAVAVYLFIKAERGAERTNALVSSILAGTAVFLAGRLLPSEPEAMFIEPNYVYGIVSGLIAYLFGRSRRCAFIAGVMGVILSDVAQGLINIILARPGTISVGGAGAFDTVVISMIVAVFFSEILGETREKIQGGTAKKNTEPHLTSSLLSENEIKAIKEKYRKKDSDDDEK; this comes from the coding sequence ATGCCACTTGCTTATATAATATTATCAATTACGGGTTTATTTGTATTGTTTGGCTTTGCACACAGAGTCCTTGACAGAATGAAGATGACTGATACATGGGCATTAATCATAATAATCGGTATGATCATTGGTACTTTTTTACCAGCGATACCACTTGGCAAAAAGATGTCTATAAATATTGGCGGTGCTATCATACCTGCAGCTGTAGCAGTTTATCTATTCATAAAAGCAGAAAGAGGTGCTGAGAGAACAAATGCCTTAGTATCGTCAATATTGGCGGGAACAGCAGTGTTTTTAGCAGGAAGATTATTGCCGAGCGAGCCTGAAGCTATGTTCATTGAGCCAAATTATGTTTATGGTATTGTCAGTGGCCTGATTGCATATTTGTTTGGCAGGTCAAGAAGATGTGCATTTATTGCTGGTGTCATGGGAGTTATTTTAAGCGATGTTGCGCAAGGCTTGATAAATATTATTTTGGCAAGACCGGGAACTATTTCTGTTGGAGGTGCAGGTGCTTTTGATACAGTTGTCATATCCATGATAGTTGCTGTTTTCTTCTCAGAGATATTAGGCGAAACGAGGGAGAAGATACAAGGAGGAACTGCAAAAAAGAACACAGAGCCCCATTTGACAAGTAGCCTATTAAGTGAAAATGAAATAAAGGCGATAAAAGAAAAATATCGCAAAAAGGACAGTGATGATGATGAGAAATAA
- the pstC gene encoding phosphate ABC transporter permease subunit PstC, which produces MSENYDKRRKVFDMIGRTYAFICAFLLIVITVSIFYFVATKGLSTFIIDKRSIKEFLFGTLWKPDRPNDQGGPAIGSLQFILGSVFVSVFAILISTPLSISAAIFMVEIAKKFGRNLLQPAMEIFVGIPSVVYGWIGLTVLVPFISKYFGGLGFSMLAGILVLTIMVLPTITSVSTDAIKSLPWEIREASYALGATRWQTIRKVVLPAAKPGILTAVVLGLARAFGEALAVQMVIGNSPSLPFSFLQPMSTITSIITMDMANTVTGSTWNNALWSLALLLLLISFGFILIIRLVGRRSMYK; this is translated from the coding sequence ATGTCTGAAAACTATGACAAAAGACGAAAAGTATTTGACATGATTGGTAGAACGTATGCTTTTATTTGTGCTTTTTTATTGATAGTTATAACTGTATCGATTTTTTACTTTGTTGCTACGAAAGGCTTGTCTACGTTTATAATAGATAAGCGTTCGATTAAAGAATTTTTGTTTGGTACACTTTGGAAGCCTGATAGACCAAATGATCAAGGAGGTCCAGCTATAGGTTCTTTGCAATTTATACTGGGATCTGTTTTTGTCTCTGTTTTCGCAATATTGATAAGTACACCTCTCAGTATATCTGCTGCAATTTTTATGGTAGAAATAGCGAAAAAATTTGGGAGAAATTTATTACAGCCAGCGATGGAGATATTTGTAGGCATTCCATCCGTCGTCTACGGGTGGATAGGACTTACTGTTTTAGTTCCTTTTATAAGCAAATACTTTGGCGGGTTAGGGTTCAGCATGTTAGCCGGCATATTAGTGCTTACGATAATGGTACTGCCAACAATAACAAGTGTTAGCACTGATGCCATAAAATCATTGCCATGGGAAATTAGAGAAGCTTCATATGCACTTGGTGCAACTAGGTGGCAGACAATACGAAAAGTTGTATTACCTGCTGCTAAACCTGGCATACTAACAGCAGTAGTATTAGGACTAGCTCGCGCTTTTGGTGAGGCTTTAGCAGTTCAGATGGTTATTGGAAATAGCCCTTCACTTCCTTTTTCGTTCCTGCAGCCTATGTCGACGATTACATCTATTATCACAATGGATATGGCTAACACAGTTACTGGTTCAACGTGGAACAATGCACTGTGGTCATTAGCTTTGCTGTTACTCCTTATATCTTTTGGATTTATTTTAATAATAAGGCTTGTTGGTAGGAGGAGTATGTATAAATGA
- the plsY gene encoding glycerol-3-phosphate 1-O-acyltransferase PlsY, with translation MIKIIIVAILSYLIGSFNSAYFFTNYIKKTDIRKYGSGNAGATNVMRVLGFKVAFLVFLSDALKGVLAVLLGRLIAGDLGGLIAGIAVVCGHNWPVFLKFKGGKGIATSFGAIISINPAIAILSLIIGIAIISISKYVSLGSILGAISFLLLNIIYYRSPNMLVFAIIITSLAVFQHRANIKRLLNGTESKLGQKTNIK, from the coding sequence ATGATAAAAATAATTATTGTAGCGATACTGTCGTATTTAATTGGATCTTTCAATAGCGCTTATTTTTTTACTAATTACATAAAAAAGACGGACATAAGAAAATACGGTAGTGGCAATGCTGGAGCTACAAACGTTATGAGGGTTTTGGGATTTAAAGTTGCCTTTTTAGTATTTTTGTCTGATGCTTTAAAGGGAGTTTTAGCAGTTTTATTAGGCAGATTGATAGCTGGAGATTTAGGTGGACTTATAGCTGGAATTGCTGTCGTTTGCGGACATAATTGGCCTGTTTTTTTAAAATTCAAAGGTGGGAAGGGTATTGCCACAAGCTTTGGCGCAATAATAAGTATAAATCCAGCTATTGCCATTTTATCGTTGATAATAGGAATTGCAATTATTTCGATAAGTAAATATGTTTCATTGGGTTCAATCTTGGGAGCTATATCTTTTCTTTTATTAAATATTATTTATTATAGATCACCTAATATGCTAGTATTCGCGATAATAATTACATCACTGGCTGTATTTCAGCATAGAGCCAATATAAAACGATTACTTAATGGAACTGAATCGAAGCTGGGTCAAAAGACTAATATTAAGTAA
- a CDS encoding DUF3189 family protein: MVVKLKVIYYSYYGCYSSVIAAYIHIKIIKDKVDKDVFFSIPEILKTDYGELKYIGIDENYHEIYTIGMKNFSDNIKKTLEGLRKIFNMEYDKLIFVDTSKFEPKCMKLFLYLRKTSIFRTPAECILYYLFIKKLDEIKNFVLDLKLNYM; this comes from the coding sequence GTGGTGGTTAAGTTGAAAGTAATATATTACAGCTATTATGGATGCTATTCGTCAGTTATTGCAGCATACATTCATATAAAAATTATAAAAGATAAAGTTGATAAAGATGTATTTTTTAGTATTCCAGAGATTTTAAAAACAGACTACGGGGAATTAAAATATATCGGAATTGATGAAAACTACCATGAAATATATACAATTGGAATGAAAAATTTTAGCGATAACATAAAGAAAACCCTTGAGGGGCTTAGGAAAATATTTAATATGGAATATGATAAGCTGATATTTGTAGATACAAGTAAATTTGAACCTAAATGTATGAAACTATTTTTATATCTCAGGAAAACATCAATTTTCAGAACTCCTGCAGAGTGTATTTTGTACTATTTATTTATTAAAAAATTAGATGAAATAAAGAACTTTGTCTTAGATTTAAAACTTAATTATATGTGA
- the pstA gene encoding phosphate ABC transporter permease PstA, whose protein sequence is MKSKFYDKLATIYFYLVAVLIVLFLVALIGYILYQGRSELNLHFILTPPKFMEKGGGIAPQIFNSLLLLVITLIISVPIGIGAGLYMAEYARPGKITELIRLSTETLSSLPSIVVGLFGLLIFVNMLHWGYSLISGALALTVLNLPVMARVSEDSIRSVSSSLKEASFALGSTKWQTIVRVLIPSALPGLITGIILTSGRIFGEAAALLYTAGMSTPPLNFNVLNPANPASPFYPFRAAETLAVYIWKVNSEGLAPDARQIADGSAAVLLIIVLLFNILARWLGNTLYRKMTGGK, encoded by the coding sequence ATGAAATCAAAATTTTATGATAAATTAGCGACGATTTATTTTTACTTAGTTGCTGTATTAATTGTATTGTTTTTGGTAGCTCTAATAGGTTATATTTTGTATCAAGGCAGAAGCGAACTAAACTTGCATTTTATATTGACACCTCCAAAATTCATGGAAAAAGGTGGAGGTATAGCACCGCAGATATTTAATTCACTGCTGCTTTTAGTTATTACATTGATTATTTCAGTTCCAATAGGTATTGGAGCTGGACTGTATATGGCAGAGTATGCCAGGCCTGGCAAGATAACAGAGCTAATAAGATTGTCAACGGAAACTTTATCGTCACTGCCATCAATTGTAGTAGGTCTTTTTGGACTTTTAATTTTTGTAAATATGCTTCATTGGGGATATTCATTGATATCTGGTGCTTTAGCATTGACAGTTTTGAATTTACCTGTAATGGCCCGTGTCAGCGAAGATTCAATAAGGAGTGTTTCATCATCATTGAAAGAAGCCAGCTTTGCATTAGGCTCTACTAAATGGCAGACGATAGTGCGAGTATTAATTCCATCTGCTTTGCCAGGGCTTATAACAGGCATAATACTAACTTCTGGCAGAATTTTTGGCGAAGCTGCAGCCCTTTTGTACACAGCAGGCATGAGTACTCCGCCGCTTAATTTTAATGTTTTAAACCCTGCAAATCCTGCATCTCCGTTTTATCCTTTCAGAGCAGCTGAAACTTTGGCTGTGTACATTTGGAAGGTAAATAGTGAAGGGCTTGCACCAGATGCTAGACAGATTGCCGATGGCTCTGCAGCCGTTCTTCTTATAATAGTTCTTCTTTTTAATATTTTAGCACGTTGGCTTGGAAATACTTTATATAGAAAAATGACAGGCGGAAAATAA
- the der gene encoding ribosome biogenesis GTPase Der translates to MAYPMVGIVGRPNVGKSTLFNKITGQRISIVEDKPGVTRDRIYFETEWLGRKFILVDTGGLEPDSEDEFFSKIRMQVEAALKTVDLILFVIDAKDGLSPVDEDIANMLRKSRKKVILVLNKVDNFKEMPISYYDSMRLGFGEPIAISASNGLGIGDLLDEVIKNIPEHIDDYDEETIKICFIGKPNVGKSSLVNKILGEERAIVSDIPGTTRDALDTYFEKDDKKYVIIDTAGMRKKGRIEDKIERYSVLRALSAIDRSDICILVIDATEGPTEQDTKIAGYAFEQNKAIIIAVNKWDLIEKDNNTVNEYLKAIKEKFSFMSFASTIFISAKTGQRLNKLFEEINSVWEEYNKRISTGLLNNVISEALLINPPPAEKGRLLKIYYVTQFGIKPPSFAVFVNDPEIMHFSYVRFLENTIRDNFGFQGVPLKIEVRKKSEK, encoded by the coding sequence ATGGCATATCCTATGGTTGGCATAGTAGGTAGACCAAATGTAGGTAAATCTACTTTGTTTAACAAAATAACAGGTCAGAGAATTTCTATAGTAGAAGATAAACCTGGTGTTACTCGTGATAGAATTTACTTTGAGACAGAGTGGCTGGGAAGAAAATTTATACTTGTTGATACAGGCGGATTGGAACCAGATTCTGAAGATGAGTTTTTTTCAAAAATAAGGATGCAGGTAGAGGCAGCTTTAAAAACTGTTGACTTGATATTGTTTGTTATAGATGCTAAGGATGGCTTAAGCCCGGTGGATGAAGATATAGCAAATATGCTTAGAAAATCTCGTAAGAAAGTGATACTTGTTCTAAACAAAGTAGATAATTTTAAAGAGATGCCTATTTCATATTACGATTCAATGCGACTTGGCTTTGGAGAACCTATAGCAATATCTGCGTCGAATGGGCTTGGTATAGGAGATTTACTTGATGAAGTTATCAAAAATATTCCTGAGCATATAGATGACTATGACGAAGAAACTATAAAGATTTGCTTTATTGGGAAACCGAATGTAGGTAAGTCATCTCTTGTGAATAAGATATTGGGGGAAGAAAGGGCAATTGTTAGCGATATACCAGGTACCACAAGAGATGCACTTGATACGTATTTTGAAAAAGATGATAAAAAGTACGTTATAATTGATACTGCAGGCATGAGGAAAAAAGGTAGAATAGAAGATAAAATTGAGAGGTACAGTGTATTAAGAGCATTGTCGGCTATAGACAGATCTGATATATGTATCTTAGTAATAGATGCTACTGAAGGTCCAACAGAGCAGGACACGAAGATAGCAGGTTATGCATTTGAGCAGAACAAAGCAATTATTATTGCAGTTAATAAATGGGATTTGATTGAAAAAGACAACAATACTGTCAACGAGTATTTAAAAGCCATAAAAGAGAAATTTTCTTTTATGAGCTTTGCATCTACAATATTTATATCAGCCAAAACAGGACAAAGGCTTAATAAACTGTTTGAAGAAATAAATAGCGTTTGGGAAGAATACAATAAGAGAATTTCAACAGGGCTTTTAAATAATGTTATAAGTGAAGCATTACTTATAAATCCACCACCTGCTGAAAAAGGCCGTTTATTAAAGATTTATTATGTAACACAGTTTGGTATCAAACCGCCATCATTTGCGGTATTTGTTAATGATCCGGAAATAATGCATTTTTCTTATGTGAGGTTTTTAGAAAACACTATAAGAGATAATTTTGGATTTCAGGGCGTGCCATTAAAAATTGAAGTAAGAAAAAAAAGTGAAAAGTAA
- the pstB gene encoding phosphate ABC transporter ATP-binding protein PstB, whose protein sequence is MKKIEVRDLDLYYGQMQALKKVNIDVEENSVMALIGPSGCGKSTFLRTLNRMNDLIDGVTIKGTVMIDNQNIYKDVDAIELRKRVGMVFQKPNPFPMTIYDNIAYGPRIHGQKNKKILNEIVEKSLKDAALWDEVKDRLNDSALGLSGGQQQRLCIARTLAIEPEIILMDEPTSALDPISTMKIEELIDQLKNKYTIVIVTHNMQQAGRISDSTSFFLNGEIIETGKTEDIFYNPRDKRTEDYITGRFG, encoded by the coding sequence ATGAAAAAGATTGAAGTAAGGGATCTTGATTTATATTATGGGCAAATGCAAGCTCTTAAGAAGGTAAATATAGATGTTGAAGAAAACAGCGTAATGGCGCTTATTGGTCCATCAGGTTGTGGAAAATCTACGTTTTTAAGGACTTTAAACAGGATGAATGACCTTATAGATGGTGTTACAATAAAAGGAACTGTTATGATTGACAATCAAAACATATATAAGGATGTAGATGCTATAGAGCTTAGGAAGCGTGTAGGAATGGTGTTTCAGAAGCCTAATCCATTTCCTATGACGATATATGATAATATTGCATATGGTCCACGAATACACGGTCAAAAAAATAAAAAAATATTAAACGAAATAGTTGAAAAAAGTTTAAAAGATGCAGCACTTTGGGATGAAGTAAAAGATAGATTAAATGATTCTGCATTAGGATTATCAGGCGGACAGCAGCAGAGATTGTGTATTGCAAGGACACTAGCGATTGAGCCTGAGATTATATTGATGGATGAGCCGACGTCAGCACTTGATCCTATTTCAACTATGAAAATAGAAGAATTGATTGATCAATTAAAGAATAAATATACTATTGTCATAGTAACACACAACATGCAACAGGCAGGAAGAATATCTGACTCAACATCATTTTTCTTAAACGGTGAAATAATAGAAACAGGAAAAACAGAAGATATCTTCTATAATCCACGTGATAAGAGAACAGAGGATTATATAACAGGAAGATTTGGTTAA
- a CDS encoding DUF512 domain-containing protein codes for MAYHKIKDVVKDSIADELGIKSGDTLVSINGSEIIDLIDYKFQIANEHIDLLIKKENGEEYIYDIEKDYDEDLGLVFETGIIDKLKHCRNKCVFCFVDQLPKNVRKTLAFKDDDYRLSFLQGNFVTLTNVSDSEFSRIIKYRMSPIYLSVHATDDNVRKELMRNPHADGILNKIKELTENKIEVHCQIVLCPGLNDGSILDKTIDDLSKLYPGVKSAAAVPVGLTDHREGLFKLDSYDKEGAEKVLSQISMWQKKLKKEKGTSFIFAADEFYVLANKDIPDYNSYEGFPQIENGVGLMAMFKKQFEDYYKKIGNIKPSKKTYCVITGVSAYKFIKDHVDMLVKKGINIKVVPIINNFFGHKITVAGLITGRDIITQLKGKLNGEILVIPDSMIKEGTDSFLDDVTIDDIEKELNTKVLVSEVNGKNFIQKITGR; via the coding sequence ATGGCATATCATAAAATAAAAGATGTAGTTAAAGATAGCATTGCGGATGAATTGGGCATAAAAAGTGGTGATACATTAGTATCGATAAATGGAAGCGAAATAATTGACTTAATTGATTATAAATTTCAAATAGCAAATGAGCATATAGATCTTTTGATAAAAAAAGAAAATGGTGAGGAATATATTTATGACATAGAGAAAGATTATGATGAGGATTTAGGATTAGTATTTGAGACAGGAATTATAGATAAGCTAAAGCACTGTAGGAATAAATGCGTTTTTTGTTTTGTTGATCAGTTGCCTAAAAATGTTAGAAAAACTTTGGCTTTTAAAGACGATGATTATCGATTATCTTTTTTACAAGGTAACTTTGTAACACTTACAAATGTAAGTGATTCTGAGTTTTCAAGAATAATTAAATATAGAATGTCTCCAATATATTTATCTGTCCATGCAACAGATGACAATGTTCGAAAAGAATTAATGCGAAATCCCCATGCTGATGGGATTTTAAATAAAATAAAAGAATTAACTGAAAACAAAATAGAAGTACACTGCCAGATAGTCTTATGCCCAGGGCTTAATGATGGAAGTATTCTCGATAAAACAATCGATGATTTATCAAAACTGTATCCTGGAGTAAAATCGGCAGCAGCAGTTCCCGTTGGGCTTACAGATCACAGGGAAGGACTTTTTAAACTCGATTCGTACGATAAAGAAGGGGCAGAAAAAGTACTATCTCAAATATCAATGTGGCAGAAAAAATTAAAAAAAGAGAAAGGAACATCCTTTATATTTGCTGCTGATGAGTTTTATGTGTTGGCAAATAAGGATATACCTGACTACAATAGCTATGAAGGTTTTCCGCAAATTGAAAATGGTGTTGGACTTATGGCAATGTTTAAGAAACAGTTTGAAGATTATTATAAAAAAATCGGCAATATAAAGCCATCGAAGAAAACTTATTGTGTTATAACGGGTGTGTCTGCGTATAAATTTATTAAGGACCATGTTGATATGTTAGTGAAGAAAGGTATAAACATTAAAGTTGTTCCAATTATAAATAATTTTTTTGGACATAAGATAACTGTAGCAGGTCTTATAACAGGTAGAGATATAATCACTCAATTAAAGGGAAAATTAAACGGTGAAATATTAGTGATACCGGATAGTATGATAAAAGAAGGTACAGATTCTTTTTTGGATGATGTAACTATTGATGATATAGAAAAAGAATTAAACACGAAAGTTTTGGTATCTGAAGTTAACGGTAAAAATTTCATACAAAAGATAACTGGAAGGTGA